A stretch of DNA from Kwoniella mangroviensis CBS 8507 chromosome 1 map unlocalized Ctg01, whole genome shotgun sequence:
AGGTGCTCGCTTTCGGTCTGGTCGGTGTGTTACAAGCCTTTCAGAAGGGTTACGGCGGTTATTTAGCTACAAGGATCATGTTGGGCGTGACTGAATGCGGATATATTCCAGGTGAGCGGATATTTGTAGAGGTCAATACATAGCTATGCTCACTCGTTGGACAGGTGCACTGTTCATCATCTCGACCTTCTATAAGCGGTCCGAGTTAGCTACGAGAAACTCCATTTTCTTCATCGGCAATGGTCTGGCAACCGCTACTTCTGGTCTCCTAGCCTATGGCATCCTTCCTCTAGGCACTCGATTCCCTTCGCACAAAGGTTGGCAATGGCTCATGATCGTTGAAGGCTGCATGTCGATATTCATCGCAGTTCTCCTCCTACTCTTGCTGCCTGCCTCGCCACATTGTCCCAAGCCTCTGTTTCTACCTATCCGGGTATGGACACCCAATCAAGAGAAGATCTTAGTAGCTCGAATGGctaaagatgatgagaaaaaTAACAGGTCGAGCCATAGACTTACCCTCAAGGATATCACCAGCACTTTGTCAAACTGGAGGGTTTGGCCCCACGTCTTAATTGCGATCTGCCTCATCTCGCAAACTGGAGCTTTGGGAACGTATGGGCCTACTTTAATCAAAGGATTTAATTTCGATAGTGAGGTGATATCTTTCTCTACGACTCAGCCATAATGTTGACGTTTATCTGTCCCAGCACTCACCGCCAATGCTCTTTCCTCGGTATCTGGATGGATCGGTCTTGTCACCACAGCCTCTTTCGGATTCTTCTCCGACAGAACCCGGATCAGGGGACCAGTTGTTGTTACGGGACTTGCATTGGTGTGGGCCTTCTGGCTTGCCTTCCAGCAAAAATCCCTCTCCACTGATCGATGGCTGAAGTATGGACTTCAAATCATGGTGCAAGGTTTTTCGATCCCCTCTCATGTGAGTACCGAGACAAAACATCGATGTCGACAAGAAGCTAACATCAAATTTGGGATCATCCCGCGACAGCCGATCAACGCTACTTGGCTCTCGCTCAATTGCAGGAGCCCTCAAGAGCGTTCCGTCGCTATGGCTCTCTTCATCATGGCAGCTAACTCGGGGGCTCTGGTAGGAAGTCAATTACTCCGAGGGGATGACTCTCCACTCTACAAGCGGGGCTTCAAAGTTTGCCTTTGCCTCGTCAGTCTCGGTCTCCTGGTGGCGATCTTGCAGCACATACAGTATAGACTGTCAAACAAGCGACTTGATCAAcgaaaagaaggacaagaggAGAGCTTGGAAAGTGACGAGACCGCTTCGAAATGGAGATACACGATCTGAGAGCTGTAACATAAAACAAACTCGGCATTTCAGTTTGTAGTTGCACATTTACTAGGACCTTATGTCCTATACTATACGATATGCAGCGGTCAATCTACATCACCTAGCttgaatcatctcattcatttCTGCCAATAGATCTCAATTCTGAGGACCATGCTCCCCGTTACAGTGCAGCTCGGTGAATGATAATATAATTGCTTTCGTGCCAATCGCGTGTCACCAGTTTTGGGTTTCTATCGATATATAGTATCGGGCCGATTGAAATTTTGAGAGGTGAACATCAATCGTACACAGAGTGAGCCAATTATCGTGGCATTCGAAATCAGAAACACATATGACATACATGAAAGTCAAGAAGCAAGCCAAAGAATCGTGAGGCAGCAAAAGCAAAACATTTCCGCAATCTTGGGTTGCAAGAGAGAGACATTTACAGCATCTATTTACAACACTCAAGGAAACCACGCGTACTGCAAGTCATATGACTCTAAGAATCCTCACATAAAACTTACAATTCTATTGGCAATTAAAAGCAAGATCCCTTTCAGACGAAATCAGCTACAAAGAAACAAACATAGGTAGACATCTTGACTAGGGCCGGTGTTCACTAGCCTTCCGCAACGCCTAaccccttcaccatctacaaCGTCCAGCCCATCAATATCCACATTCTTCACCGCACTCCCAGCACCAGAGTGCAGACAGCATTGTAGTATTTCACCCGTCTCTCTGGACGACGAGCATCTACGAATATGTACCGGGTGCAGGTCCAAAGTACCCAACTTCGGGGATGTCGAGCCTGTGGCATCCACCTTGGCCTTCACATCCCAAGTTGACAACGTTGTTTCCCCACCAATCTATGGACAATGTGCCACCTTTGGGGATCTGAagggcgaagaagatgaaaagacCAGAGAGAGCGATACCAGTGGAGAAGCCGGCGCCAATCACGTAGTTCCACTACAGTACACACGCACAAATGTCAGCAATGCCGATTCATAGTTAGGGAAACAGGCGACTGGAAGAAATTATCTGAACCAACCTTGGACCAAAAAGCCAAGTATTGCTTTCGGATGTactggaaagagatgaggttgacatAAAGATTGCCGAGGTAGTAGGCCAAATTGTAAGGAGCGGCCACGTTGACGGGCCCCATACAGATCATGACTGGATGAACCTGCCTCAGGAAGGAGGATCTGGGGTATTTTCGTCGAACAGCCCAATAGAGCCCAACCATGATCACACCGAGGGGGAAGCCGAGTAACATCATATTGTACTGTTGGTCCTTGCCAAAAAGCTTTTTGGGACTGATGATACcccagaagatgatcgaggtGTAGAAACTGGTTTGTGATGGACACGTGAAACGGAAAGCCGCATCCGCAGTACAGACATCTTTGATGTTCATAATGAAATTATATTGAAGAGCCGAAACGATGGAGTATATGAGAGTGGCGACGATCTGAGCCCAGAAAGTGATCCGAGGCGGGATCTTGAGGTAATGAGCAAGCTTGAGATCATTGCAGAAACTCAAGGCTTGCCAAGATGAGAGGTAACCCCAAGACTTGAAATACATGAGAGAGTTCCCCTCACCTGCTGTGATGGATCCACCGATGATGTTGGCAAGAATGTTCAAAGCGACTGGTATACCTGTTACCGCTTGAATTATCCCGAGGGGGAGTaggaagatgatggggaGAATCAGACCGTAGAACAACGCCGCTACGGGGGCCTGAGTGGGCCAGCCGGCCACTGCCGCACATCCGAAAGCGATGGGCAGAACGAGGAGGACGGCGTAGTGCCAATCGGGGACTTCCTTGTATCGCTTCATCAACCTGTAATGAATATCCTCCCCGagatcctcctcatcgaccTTTCTGAAGACACGTCTATACACGCCTCTGAAGCCTCGTATGATATCGCGCCGGTAGAAAAGATAGACGTAGGTGAACGAGGCAGTGTAAGATGCGAAAGCCCATATGTTATAGACGATATAACCGGCACTGAAGAAAGGTTGACTGTAAAATCGATAAAGGGTTTCGTCGAGTCTACCGGTGTCAGGGTTCAGCACGGCGGTGACATTGTAGCGAGCACCTGTGTTATCGAATGTAGCATTGGAGTTGATGGGAAGGAATCCGGTATTCCAGGTGTTCGTGAACCAGATGCCCAGGATCATGATAGCCCCAATGATGATACCAACGACTTGATTGGCAACAGCAAAGGTGGGCAGATACAAACCGGTACCACCGAACATATTCCAATCGAAAGTCGGCCAGGGATTTAGACCGAGGCCTCCCCAGACTCCAGTGACGGCGTCAAGCGTGACATTATCAGGTGCGATCCATGTCATCCacgagaatgatgagagggCCTGAAAAATAtaagatgggaagaagaagtagacaAACATGCAGCCCATGGCTATCAACAAGACTTTCTCTCTAGAAGCGCGATATGTCCGACCAAAAGATCCCGGCACAGCCTCATTGGTTTCCTGATGAAAAGCTTTGACTAAAGCGACTGTGTCGAGCGTGGCTGGCCAGATAGCAATGGATGGGTAGACCAGGAAGCGACGAAGCAGACCCGCAAGCCCATACCCAAACATGTTGACCGCCAGGGACAAGAGAATTTGGTAGCCGCGGTCGTAAGCGAAGGATTGGTTGAAGTACTGGGGCATCGCTTGCACCGGGATAATGTAGAAAGTGTACGGGGCGGTGAAAGAGACGTTCGCCATGATCGAGAACACACAACATGTGTTCCTTGCGATTAAATTTTCCAACATTAAGGCTGTGTCTCTTGCCAAAGAGAGTGAAACCCCAGTCAGGCAAGACACGAGCGAGAAATACACCCAGAGGGTCTAGTCAAAGCGAGGAATGAAAAGCAACATGAGTGTTTGGGCATCACATTGTGGCATCCGGATGAAGGGAGACTCACACGCAACCAGTTGAGCGACGTTAGTACCGATAGAGATAGCAGGGTTCCTGAAAGCGAAGAGATTATCGATGAACGACCCAATGATGCAAAAGACTACGCCGATTGCCCATGCCCTGATAGCGGAAGCGGGCATATCAGGATCGTCAGTGGGATCGACGTTGGCACGGACTTCGACGTAAGGCGAGTTTTCGGTGGCCAGGACAGCTTCCATCTTCATAGTTGCGATCACTTGAGTATGCTTGTCTGGGGAAGCGATGATGTCGGGGTTGTTGACAAAGCTGTTCATGTCCTCGAGCAATGCACCAGAGAAGTTTGGATCATCCCGGTGCATCCGGACCAGCTCTCGAATGATCTTCATAGTCCGTTCGAGACTCATCGCGTGGTAGATCGCTTCAAGCCGTTCTGCTTCCTCCTCAGAGGTCCCAAGCTCCAGGTGGCTACCATGTGCAGTCAACAAACCTGAGTCGCTTGGAATTACAGAAGAACACTTACCTAGCAACTATAGCTCCTTCGGAATTGCCAACCTCAAGGACATATGTACCATGCTCGTTAGACAACTGTTTGTCACCTTCAAGTGGGATGGTTTTCTCATCATGAAGAAGCTCGTTCTGCATGTCAGGGAGTTGGGAATCCAGGGGAGCTTCGCGTTTATCGGCCATGGTGTGTGGGAGGCAGTTTCAAGACCTTTTCCTTCTGTAACACAGGCACAGATGTTAACACGTATGATCTTGTGACATGAACATTGCCTGTATCTAGGTCAATGTCGTTTATATACGATATCTGGACTTCTGGAGCAACGCTATGGTCCGTTGGTCAGGTTTGACCAGCCTGAAAGAATTACTCGAAATCCAAACCGGGTTTACGGGTTATTGGATATCCGATGCTAGGAAGGAATTGCCGGGCTTATCTCTCACATCGGTGGTTCCTGAATATACTTTAGCTCATAATAGTTCAAACGTTCCTGTCTGTCCGGCGTTCCTGATACCGCCCCGACGTTCCGATGCCTTAACATAACGCTTTTTGCTGTGGGATCTCGTGGGTCCAGCGCTGCCTTATCTGTCGAACCCTTATGTGTTATCCCACCCCACTTGGAGGCTGGAACAAGTCAGTGATGTTAGCAACTGAAGATTGACGTGTCAACTGA
This window harbors:
- a CDS encoding OPT family small oligopeptide transporter, with the protein product MADKREAPLDSQLPDMQNELLHDEKTIPLEGDKQLSNEHGTYVLEVGNSEGAIVASHLELGTSEEEAERLEAIYHAMSLERTMKIIRELVRMHRDDPNFSGALLEDMNSFVNNPDIIASPDKHTQVIATMKMEAVLATENSPYVEVRANVDPTDDPDMPASAIRAWAIGVVFCIIGSFIDNLFAFRNPAISIGTNVAQLVAYPLALMLENLIARNTCCVFSIMANVSFTAPYTFYIIPVQAMPQYFNQSFAYDRGYQILLSLAVNMFGYGLAGLLRRFLVYPSIAIWPATLDTVALVKAFHQETNEAVPGSFGRTYRASREKVLLIAMGCMFVYFFFPSYIFQALSSFSWMTWIAPDNVTLDAVTGVWGGLGLNPWPTFDWNMFGGTGLYLPTFAVANQVVGIIIGAIMILGIWFTNTWNTGFLPINSNATFDNTGARYNVTAVLNPDTGRLDETLYRFYSQPFFSAGYIVYNIWAFASYTASFTYVYLFYRRDIIRGFRGVYRRVFRKVDEEDLGEDIHYRLMKRYKEVPDWHYAVLLVLPIAFGCAAVAGWPTQAPVAALFYGLILPIIFLLPLGIIQAVTGIPVALNILANIIGGSITAGEGNSLMYFKSWGYLSSWQALSFCNDLKLAHYLKIPPRITFWAQIVATLIYSIVSALQYNFIMNIKDVCTADAAFRFTCPSQTSFYTSIIFWGIISPKKLFGKDQQYNMMLLGFPLGVIMVGLYWAVRRKYPRSSFLRQVHPVMICMGPVNVAAPYNLAYYLGNLYVNLISFQYIRKQYLAFWSKWNYVIGAGFSTGIALSGLFIFFALQIPKGGTLSIDWWGNNVVNLGCEGQGGCHRLDIPEVGYFGPAPGTYS